A portion of the Luxibacter massiliensis genome contains these proteins:
- a CDS encoding glycosyltransferase gives MKKILVLTRAFENGGLEVALAELIARLDKRKYNITILCIEKIGELQSKIPAEVKVEELFFYKERYRIFVNHRKMPNSGLLMLLNKIHKKSCELILRAKENCNPYYEYVLKRTARTGDKYDILLDFYGYGHFLSVYGAKYVRADKKAMWLHDESMDWVKQTEPYMRSYDKFFCVSKTVRKNFIERCPQYETKAEVLYNYIDIDRVKVLAGREYDDEKFKGDFKILTVGRLAEQKGYDYAVECAKILKEKNFSFVWYAAGEGKERKKLESLIQEYNLEKNFILLGNIENPYPYIKNCDLYVQPSRHEGFGIAVLEAKILCRPIIISATPCLAEQIEDGKNGFIVELSAGRLADKVMEVYSNPEIVERVVQTLKSTNFDYNSEIERLENFLDN, from the coding sequence ATGAAAAAGATACTGGTTCTTACAAGGGCATTTGAAAATGGCGGTTTAGAGGTTGCCCTGGCAGAGCTCATAGCAAGATTAGATAAAAGGAAATACAATATTACGATTCTCTGTATTGAAAAAATTGGGGAATTACAGTCTAAAATCCCTGCAGAAGTTAAGGTGGAAGAATTATTTTTTTATAAGGAAAGGTATAGGATTTTTGTCAACCACAGAAAGATGCCAAATAGTGGATTGCTTATGCTGTTAAATAAAATCCATAAAAAAAGCTGTGAGTTAATTTTAAGAGCAAAGGAAAATTGTAATCCATATTATGAGTACGTTTTAAAGAGAACAGCAAGGACTGGGGACAAATATGATATATTACTGGACTTTTATGGTTATGGGCATTTTTTATCTGTATATGGCGCGAAGTATGTAAGGGCTGATAAAAAGGCAATGTGGTTGCATGATGAGAGTATGGACTGGGTGAAACAGACAGAACCATATATGAGAAGCTATGATAAATTTTTTTGTGTTTCTAAAACAGTCCGAAAAAACTTTATAGAACGTTGCCCCCAATATGAAACCAAGGCAGAGGTACTCTATAATTATATCGATATTGACAGAGTTAAGGTTTTGGCAGGCCGGGAGTATGATGATGAAAAATTTAAAGGGGACTTTAAAATTCTGACAGTTGGAAGACTGGCGGAGCAGAAGGGGTATGACTATGCCGTGGAATGTGCTAAGATCTTAAAGGAGAAAAACTTTAGTTTTGTTTGGTATGCGGCCGGGGAAGGGAAGGAAAGAAAAAAGCTAGAGAGTCTGATCCAAGAATATAATTTGGAGAAAAACTTTATCCTTCTAGGTAATATTGAAAATCCCTATCCATATATAAAAAATTGTGATCTTTATGTACAGCCATCCCGGCACGAGGGATTTGGGATTGCAGTACTGGAAGCAAAAATATTATGCAGGCCGATTATTATATCTGCTACACCATGCTTAGCAGAGCAGATAGAAGATGGTAAAAATGGATTTATTGTTGAATTAAGCGCCGGGCGTCTTGCAGATAAGGTTATGGAAGTATATTCCAATCCTGAAATAGTGGAGCGTGTGGTACAGACTTTAAAAAGTACAAATTTTGATTATAATAGTGAGATAGAGAGATTAGAAAACTTTCTGGATAATTAG
- a CDS encoding glycosyltransferase, with the protein MSKDKNRYILSFDDDAAFNAGLKAPSDCEKIFLGQGYKNIKIPLYRGNNKFVNKGKNFLKYLRLFKIKRGSIVAVQHPQYIRSIYMDFLAGLKSLKKVKIIFVVHDLESLRKMFVEETAIYQKLDHKMYQIADIIIAHNDKMKEYLVNTCGIPRKKIVILGMFDYLADNSIGTSDKRMSKDGGIVIAGNLKKEKSGYIYKLVDNNPNIEFNLYGVNWEYAGKCGENWCYRGAFRPDELPIHISGSFGLVWDGPDIQECKGATGNYIKYNNPHKVSLYIAAGLPIIIWDQAALAAYIIDKEIGIAVSNLESLEEELRRITIDKYNSMRKNIMKLSEEVRNGKFTETAIKNSERLLYELR; encoded by the coding sequence ATGAGCAAAGATAAAAATAGATATATCTTAAGTTTCGACGATGATGCCGCATTTAATGCAGGCCTGAAAGCTCCTTCTGATTGTGAAAAAATATTTTTAGGACAAGGATATAAAAATATAAAAATACCTTTATATAGAGGAAATAACAAATTTGTAAATAAGGGCAAGAATTTTTTGAAATATTTAAGATTGTTTAAAATAAAAAGAGGAAGTATTGTTGCGGTTCAGCATCCACAGTATATACGCAGTATTTATATGGACTTTTTAGCAGGCCTGAAAAGCCTTAAGAAAGTAAAGATAATATTTGTGGTCCATGATTTAGAATCCCTGAGAAAGATGTTTGTCGAAGAAACTGCTATTTATCAAAAACTGGATCATAAGATGTATCAAATTGCAGATATAATAATTGCCCATAATGATAAAATGAAAGAATATCTTGTAAATACATGCGGCATACCGAGAAAAAAAATTGTAATATTAGGTATGTTTGATTATTTAGCAGATAATAGCATTGGGACTTCTGATAAAAGGATGTCTAAAGATGGAGGAATCGTTATCGCGGGTAATTTGAAAAAAGAAAAAAGTGGTTATATCTACAAATTAGTTGACAATAATCCTAATATAGAGTTTAATCTATATGGTGTAAATTGGGAATATGCTGGAAAATGTGGTGAGAATTGGTGTTACAGGGGCGCTTTTAGGCCGGATGAACTGCCAATCCATATCAGTGGAAGCTTTGGGTTAGTTTGGGATGGGCCTGATATTCAGGAATGTAAGGGCGCCACAGGAAATTATATAAAATATAACAATCCCCACAAAGTGTCTCTATATATTGCTGCTGGCCTGCCAATTATCATATGGGACCAGGCTGCGCTGGCTGCTTATATTATAGATAAAGAGATAGGCATTGCGGTTAGTAATCTGGAATCATTAGAGGAAGAATTGCGAAGGATCACGATTGATAAATATAATAGTATGAGAAAAAATATTATGAAGCTGTCAGAAGAAGTGAGAAATGGAAAGTTTACTGAAACTGCTATAAAAAATAGTGAAAGATTATTATACGAATTACGTTAG
- the rfbF gene encoding glucose-1-phosphate cytidylyltransferase, whose product MKVVILAGGFGTRISEESHLRPKPMIEIGEKPILWHIMKEYSHYGHNEFIICCGYKQHMIKEYFADYYLYNGDVTFDFGHENNMIIHNNVSEPWKVTLVDTGLNTMTGGRIKRVQKYVGNEPFMLTYGDGVSDIDIDELLAFHKAKKQIATLTAVHVGQRFGVLDIDKESRDIKAFREKSQADGSRISAGYMVLEPEVFDYIDGDATVFEKEPLERLVAEGQLNAYKHNGYWQCMDTQREKERLESLWSSGKAPWKVWD is encoded by the coding sequence ATGAAGGTAGTGATTCTGGCTGGCGGATTTGGTACCCGGATCAGTGAAGAGAGCCATCTGAGGCCTAAGCCAATGATTGAGATAGGAGAGAAGCCTATACTCTGGCATATAATGAAAGAATATTCGCATTATGGACATAATGAGTTTATCATATGTTGTGGATATAAGCAGCATATGATTAAGGAGTATTTTGCCGACTATTACCTTTATAATGGGGACGTCACTTTTGACTTTGGACATGAAAACAATATGATCATCCACAACAATGTATCAGAACCGTGGAAAGTGACTTTGGTTGATACGGGTTTAAATACTATGACAGGCGGACGGATTAAAAGAGTTCAGAAGTATGTTGGGAATGAGCCTTTCATGCTGACCTATGGCGACGGAGTATCAGATATTGATATTGATGAACTTCTGGCTTTCCACAAGGCCAAAAAGCAGATTGCAACATTGACTGCGGTTCATGTAGGTCAGAGGTTCGGGGTTTTGGACATTGACAAGGAGAGCCGGGATATAAAGGCATTTCGTGAGAAATCACAGGCTGATGGCAGCAGGATCAGCGCAGGTTATATGGTGCTTGAACCTGAGGTCTTTGATTATATAGATGGTGATGCAACAGTATTCGAAAAGGAGCCTTTGGAGCGGCTTGTTGCAGAAGGCCAGCTGAATGCTTATAAGCATAATGGCTACTGGCAATGTATGGATACTCAAAGAGAAAAGGAAAGGCTGGAATCTCTGTGGAGCTCAGGCAAGGCGCCATGGAAAGTCTGGGATTGA
- the rfbG gene encoding CDP-glucose 4,6-dehydratase, whose translation MYDIEFYKNKKVLVTGHTGFKGAWLCKMLLNAGADVTGYALEPPTDPSLFELCKLDKLMHSVIGDIRDLDTLKMVFKQVQPDIVIHLAAQPIVRDSYKNPVYTYETNVMGTVNICECVRLNPCVRSFLNVTTDKVYHNYEWEWGYRETDPLDGYDPYSNSKSCSELVTHSYKNSFFDDMEVAVSTARAGNVIGGGDFANDRIIPDCVRAAMKKEPIIVRNPYSTRPYQHVLEPLAAYLMIAQKQFQDSKFSGFYNVGPDDCGCVTTGELVDMFCTAWGDGLAWESRSDGGPHEAGFLKLDCSKIKRHLGWRPAWDVRQAVGYTVDWFKVYMERQDIPACTDRQISAFLN comes from the coding sequence ATGTATGATATAGAGTTCTACAAAAATAAGAAAGTCTTAGTGACAGGGCATACTGGATTCAAAGGCGCTTGGCTGTGCAAAATGCTGTTGAATGCAGGGGCGGACGTTACGGGGTATGCCTTGGAACCTCCGACAGATCCAAGTTTATTTGAGCTTTGCAAGCTGGACAAGCTTATGCACTCTGTTATAGGAGATATTCGGGACTTAGACACGCTAAAAATGGTTTTCAAACAGGTGCAGCCAGATATAGTGATTCATCTGGCAGCGCAGCCTATTGTAAGAGATTCATATAAAAATCCAGTTTACACATATGAAACGAATGTAATGGGTACAGTAAATATATGTGAATGTGTCAGGCTGAATCCCTGTGTGAGATCATTTTTGAATGTTACAACTGATAAAGTATATCATAATTATGAATGGGAGTGGGGATACAGGGAAACTGACCCGCTGGATGGGTATGACCCGTATTCCAACAGCAAGTCCTGTTCAGAGCTAGTGACCCATAGTTATAAAAATTCATTTTTTGATGATATGGAGGTGGCTGTGTCAACAGCCAGGGCAGGGAATGTGATTGGCGGCGGTGATTTTGCAAACGACAGAATTATTCCCGACTGTGTAAGGGCGGCTATGAAAAAAGAGCCAATTATCGTGAGAAATCCGTACTCTACGAGGCCTTACCAGCATGTGCTGGAACCTTTAGCTGCCTACTTAATGATTGCGCAAAAACAGTTCCAGGACAGTAAATTTTCGGGATTTTACAACGTCGGCCCGGATGACTGCGGCTGTGTCACCACAGGGGAGTTGGTGGATATGTTCTGCACTGCCTGGGGGGATGGACTGGCCTGGGAAAGCCGTTCTGACGGCGGTCCCCATGAAGCTGGGTTCTTGAAGCTGGACTGCTCAAAAATCAAGAGGCACTTAGGGTGGAGGCCAGCCTGGGATGTAAGGCAGGCAGTTGGATATACAGTGGATTGGTTTAAAGTTTATATGGAACGGCAAGACATTCCTGCCTGTACTGATAGACAGATATCGGCTTTTTTAAATTAA
- a CDS encoding acetyltransferase has translation MKQQVILIGAGGHCKIIIESLDTDRFEIIGIIDSFTPKGTFICDIPVIGTDDDAEKIFKQGVHLAIVTIVGNLKLRRSLLDKYRKIGFHFPSVIHKTCHISSSAILGNGITVLANACINAEAKLDDFVTINTGAIIEHEVYVEENSHIAPGAVILGGSRIGKESMVGAGSTVLQQVVIGNYCMIGAGSVVLKNIGCGVTAYGNPAKEKIESRVI, from the coding sequence ATGAAACAGCAGGTTATTTTAATTGGTGCCGGAGGGCATTGCAAAATTATTATTGAAAGTTTGGATACAGATAGATTTGAAATTATAGGGATTATAGATAGTTTCACCCCAAAAGGAACTTTTATTTGTGATATCCCTGTCATAGGAACGGACGATGATGCAGAAAAAATTTTTAAACAAGGTGTACATCTTGCAATTGTAACCATTGTGGGAAATTTAAAGTTAAGAAGAAGTTTATTAGATAAATATCGTAAAATAGGTTTTCATTTTCCTTCTGTTATTCATAAAACTTGCCATATTTCTTCTAGTGCCATCTTAGGTAATGGCATTACTGTTTTGGCGAATGCCTGTATCAATGCAGAAGCCAAGTTAGATGATTTTGTTACAATCAATACGGGTGCCATTATAGAACATGAGGTCTATGTGGAGGAGAATAGCCATATAGCACCAGGAGCAGTTATTCTTGGCGGCAGTAGGATTGGAAAAGAAAGTATGGTAGGGGCAGGAAGCACGGTACTCCAACAGGTGGTTATAGGTAATTATTGTATGATAGGAGCCGGCAGTGTTGTTTTGAAAAATATCGGCTGTGGCGTGACTGCATATGGTAATCCGGCAAAAGAAAAGATAGAAAGCAGAGTTATTTGA
- the neuC gene encoding UDP-N-acetylglucosamine 2-epimerase, translated as MKKRICVVTGTRAEYHLLYPLLKAIDNDNELKLLLAVTGAHLSEKYGLTYLDIEKDGFLISQKVPILQDKDGADEINIAMSKAITGFSSYYKKSHPDMVILLGDRYELLSAAIAAMNYRIPISHLHGGETTEGAIDECIRHAISKMSYLHFTSCESYRKRVIQLGESPDRVFNVGAIGLENIKNQKRITLKELEESLNFKLGEKFAVVTFHPVTLEANSAQGEFQQLLDALQRFPDLRIVFTKANADSGGLNINRMIDTYVSEHTVQSTAVYSLGMIRYLTALEYASIVIGNSSSGIIETPSFGVPTVNIGDRQRGRIQAKNILNCTPHTEEIYYTIQKALTSEFQKYSKDTVNPYGDGNVSPKIIGVIKQFLKNDNIDLKKSFYNIEFNQN; from the coding sequence ATGAAAAAAAGAATATGTGTAGTGACAGGGACAAGGGCAGAATACCACTTACTATATCCGTTACTTAAGGCCATTGATAATGACAATGAGTTGAAACTTTTACTAGCAGTAACAGGTGCACACCTCAGCGAAAAATATGGACTTACTTATTTGGATATAGAAAAAGATGGATTCTTGATTAGCCAGAAAGTCCCTATTCTGCAGGATAAAGACGGGGCGGATGAGATTAATATCGCTATGTCAAAAGCAATTACAGGATTCAGTAGCTATTATAAAAAAAGCCACCCGGATATGGTTATATTGCTAGGGGATCGTTATGAACTACTTTCTGCTGCTATTGCAGCTATGAACTACAGAATACCAATCTCTCATCTCCATGGAGGTGAAACTACGGAAGGCGCGATTGATGAATGTATCCGCCATGCTATATCGAAAATGAGCTATCTACATTTTACAAGCTGTGAATCTTATAGAAAACGAGTCATACAGTTAGGTGAAAGTCCAGACAGAGTTTTTAATGTGGGGGCCATAGGATTAGAAAATATTAAAAATCAGAAACGCATTACACTGAAAGAATTGGAAGAAAGCTTAAATTTTAAATTGGGGGAAAAGTTTGCTGTTGTAACCTTTCATCCAGTCACTCTGGAGGCAAATTCGGCACAGGGTGAGTTCCAGCAGTTATTAGATGCATTACAGCGATTTCCAGATTTGAGGATTGTATTTACAAAAGCAAATGCTGACAGCGGGGGACTGAATATAAACCGCATGATCGACACATACGTCTCTGAACACACAGTACAATCTACTGCAGTATATAGTTTGGGAATGATTAGGTATTTAACTGCTCTTGAATATGCTTCTATTGTTATTGGCAATTCATCAAGCGGTATTATAGAAACCCCGTCATTTGGCGTCCCCACAGTAAATATAGGGGATAGGCAAAGGGGGCGGATACAAGCAAAAAATATACTGAATTGTACACCGCATACAGAAGAGATTTACTATACAATCCAAAAAGCACTGACTAGTGAATTTCAAAAATATTCCAAAGACACAGTAAATCCTTACGGGGACGGTAACGTTTCCCCTAAGATAATTGGCGTTATAAAGCAATTTTTGAAAAATGACAATATTGACTTGAAAAAGTCATTTTATAATATTGAATTTAATCAAAATTAA
- a CDS encoding nucleotide sugar dehydrogenase — protein sequence MKELPKEFRKKRKIVCVQGMGFVGSAMALAIANAKDSEGSPLYNVIGVDVPNEAGYKKAASINDGIFPFENNDKKLETAQKEAYKNGNLWATTDPEFFSFADVIVVDINLDVKYTADKEPILDLVLFKKAIGTLGSYMKAGTLLIIETTVPPGTCERVVYPIIKEEFKKRDIPETEIFIAHSYERVMPGENYFDSIVNFWRVYSGIDEASADRCKSFLETVISTENYPLTRLGKTTATEIAKVLENSYRAANIAFIEEWGRFAEAVGVDLFEVIDAIRMRPTHSNMRQPGFGVGGYCLTKDPYFAPLAAKEIFGLKNMDFPFSTKAVQTNNAMPLVSLNKIEKLLGGNLKGKRLLILGVSYRQDVGDTRYSPTEIFVKEAKKRGTKIVCQDPLVEYWAEMDMKVVQDIPEFTDYDALVFTVQHRQYMSIDFKNCVLGQDVLIFDANCVLTQEQRKDITNLDNIVFASIGR from the coding sequence ATGAAAGAGCTGCCAAAAGAATTTCGAAAAAAAAGGAAAATAGTCTGTGTCCAGGGTATGGGATTTGTTGGATCCGCTATGGCATTGGCCATTGCAAATGCAAAAGACTCTGAAGGATCCCCCCTATATAATGTCATTGGTGTTGATGTGCCAAATGAGGCTGGATATAAAAAAGCAGCCTCTATTAATGATGGCATATTCCCATTTGAAAATAACGATAAAAAGCTGGAGACGGCTCAAAAAGAAGCTTACAAAAACGGAAATCTTTGGGCTACAACGGATCCGGAATTTTTTTCTTTCGCGGATGTCATAGTTGTAGATATTAATTTGGATGTAAAGTATACAGCAGACAAGGAGCCGATTTTGGACTTAGTACTTTTCAAGAAAGCAATAGGTACTCTTGGAAGCTATATGAAAGCAGGGACACTTTTAATTATTGAAACTACTGTTCCTCCTGGCACCTGTGAAAGGGTTGTATATCCTATCATAAAGGAAGAGTTTAAAAAACGTGATATTCCAGAAACTGAAATTTTTATTGCTCATTCTTATGAAAGAGTGATGCCGGGAGAAAATTATTTTGATTCTATTGTAAATTTCTGGAGGGTATATTCCGGTATTGATGAAGCGTCTGCAGATAGATGCAAATCATTTTTGGAAACAGTCATCAGCACTGAAAATTATCCCCTGACCAGGCTTGGTAAAACAACAGCTACTGAGATAGCTAAAGTACTGGAAAATTCTTATAGGGCTGCTAACATTGCTTTTATCGAAGAGTGGGGGCGTTTTGCAGAGGCTGTAGGGGTAGATTTATTTGAAGTTATCGATGCTATTAGGATGCGGCCCACACATTCAAATATGCGCCAGCCTGGATTTGGCGTTGGTGGATATTGTTTAACGAAAGATCCTTACTTTGCACCTTTAGCTGCAAAAGAAATTTTCGGTTTAAAAAATATGGATTTTCCTTTTAGTACTAAAGCTGTACAGACCAACAATGCTATGCCCCTTGTAAGTCTTAATAAAATTGAAAAATTACTGGGTGGGAATTTAAAAGGTAAACGATTGTTAATATTGGGGGTAAGCTACAGGCAGGATGTCGGGGATACGCGCTACTCTCCCACAGAAATATTTGTAAAAGAAGCAAAGAAACGGGGGACAAAAATCGTCTGCCAGGATCCTCTGGTTGAATATTGGGCAGAGATGGACATGAAAGTGGTTCAGGACATACCCGAGTTTACAGACTATGATGCTCTTGTTTTTACAGTGCAGCATAGACAATATATGTCTATTGATTTTAAGAACTGTGTTTTAGGACAGGACGTATTAATATTTGACGCTAATTGTGTTTTAACCCAGGAACAGCGGAAGGACATAACAAATCTAGATAATATAGTTTTTGCCAGTATCGGCAGATAG